The Triticum aestivum cultivar Chinese Spring chromosome 5A, IWGSC CS RefSeq v2.1, whole genome shotgun sequence genomic sequence TGCTGCACCGCAAGTACAGCGCAGTTGTCAGTCTTGTTCAAGCTATCAATCTGGATGCAAGTCAAGTATCTACTCTTATTGCATTGTTGCTACTTTGTATTTTACTCATAATGTAGCTTTCCTTTGTCGAGCACATAAAATTCGGTTCTTTCAAATCTCTGTATGATACTCGCATGCTTGTCTGTAGAGTTCCTCTTGTGACCATATTTTTGTAAGCAGTTTGCCGGGAATGTATTATGAAGAAAATAGATGAGGAGGAGATCGAAGCCTGCCCAGTATGCGACGTTGCTCTTGGGATCACTCCTGAAGAGAAACTCAGGTAAGTAATTGTTAAAATACCAAGGTTATCTGCTGTACAACATTGTTTTTCCAACTTGTCAGTTCTCTTTTTTCTTTAAATTCCTGTAAGTACACCTGCATAGCGTTAATAACATGTGAGCCTTAAGAAGTGGTGCTACCACTTTTTTAGGCCTTCTTACACTAATAGTACATACAGTGCATGTCAAAATGAGCCATTTGGAGGTTCTATGGATACTAAATCAAGTAAGAATACATGATCCAAAATCTTCTGTTCATCTGTAACAATAGAACAAATTCTATAGTTCTCCGTCTGCCTCAAAATGGCTCATGCTGCAAGTCCTCCAGCTTGTTTCATCTCAGTAATAATTGGGCCAACACAAAATTTTGTGGCTCCTCTCCCTCCTATTGCACGTGTCAGAGCATCATTGGATAAGTCGGCAGTTTGCCTCAGGGTCCACGTACTAAAGCCCCGCATCAGCGGCCAACAGTTTTCGTACTGCAGCCGACTGACCAGACCCCACAGTCCGACACTCCTGTCCTTGTCTCTGTAAGTTTTCCCTTCGCCGACGACGCCCAACGCAGCCTTAAGAACTTGGCAGTATAAGGATGTATAGACTATAGAGCAACAGATGGCCAGAATGGAGAAAACAGACTAATAAAATTCATGTTAGAATCCATATAAAACTATCATGAAGGATATCTGCGATTCCAACAAGCAAACATGTCGACACTTGTAACTTGATCCTTAAAGTGATAGGAGTTCAAATACATTTCcattgtgttttccattttaaaaTTCGTACCTTTCAGTAAAATATGGTGTTCACACACACCATTTATTAATAGCTGCAGAAACAATTAGCTCATTTGGACCCTTATATAAAACAGTAGAAAAGTGCACTTAACATTTTTCTGAAGAATAAGAGTATATGTACGACCCTTGTACCGCAGAAAAGTGCACTTAATATTTTTGTGAGGAATAAGAGTATATGTACTGTTAATATCTCTATACACATTTGAATTAAAAATAGTTCCTTCTGGTTATTAGTGAGAGTATACTAGCTTATAATTACACTCCTGTGGATTCTACTGTATAAATCTTGCGTAAGTTGTAACAGCTATCACAGCTCTTCGTGCCGACTGCCTGCTACATTGTTATCTTGTCTAATAACACTGGCTGAAATACACACGCTTGCTAAACAGTGTATATGCATTTTTGTTTGGTGAAGCAAAATCTTAGAATTCCAGCCACCATCATTCTTTTTTTTTTCCTGCAATCTCGACTCAGGTACTCAACTATATGCTGCTACCTAACATGATTGATTGGTTCCTTGTTTGAAGGGCTGATATAAGTATTCAGGCTATCAGAAATTATTTGTTTCCACCTAAGGCAGATGTAGATGCTTTTGAGGCTCCAACTATTACATTGCCAGCGAAGAGAAAAGAGAGGTCCATTTCTTCCTTGGTTGAAACCCCAAAGATGTCAACACAGTCTACTCTGACAGGACGGAGAACCAAAGCTGCAAGAAGGACTATCACATCCCAGACGTTTTCTCTCGGTAAATTGCCAAATAAATCTGAAGACCGCTATCAGATGGCTGAGAAGGCCTCGGCACTAAAATCTACCAAGATGACAACATCTGCAAATAAAAAACAGGTAGTATTGAAGTGTTATCAACACATAAttcatatgcaagttttatgccagTTGTCTTGTAACATTTTCTTATTCTAACTACACTTCCATCCCAAACAGAACAGTGTAGATATTTCTGAAGATGGAAAGAATCATGGGACGATTGACAAGGAAGAGCTTGAGAAGCCCTTACGGAGTTTAGTCGTGGCAAGCGCGAAGAAATCGCAGAATCCAAGTCCTTGTCTCAAGGAAAGTCACAAAAATAAAACAACCACAGAGCATACTCCGAGGGAAAGCCCAGAAGCAGACTCGCATGATGGAATAACTACCCAAGTCTGGTTTTCACTAGTCACTTCACCGAACCAGTAAGACCTCTTGCAGCATCTCTATTCAATATATATATACAGATTCTGATGGACCATGTGTTTTGTGTTGTCACATCAAAATGAAAATTGTTTTGCAGGATAGAAGCTAAACTGTTGCCTCAGCTAGAAAAGAATTTCTACAGAATTAAGTGAGTTCCCCTTTAGGCTTCAAGTTTCCTTGTCAACAATGATATAGGCCTCTCATACTTAGCATCCTCTTAATCATAGCATATGTTGGTGGAGATATTTTCCCAGCTTAGATGGCTCAGTGTGCTGATGCCCCTTTTCCTGTTATCTTTGATTGTTTTTTACTAGATGCATAGATTGCTCTGGTATTAGCAAGAGTTCTTCTCTTCATCTCAAAATATGAAGGTGAAGAACCTAGAAAAACAGTGGTCTTGTGAATTTTTATGACAGGTGGAGAAGATATTTCATCCGAAAATCCTGCATGCTTTTTTTCATTCATTCCTACCAGCAATTCAGTTTTCGCTGATGTAATAACATGTTAGTAGATTCCAAGAATTTAATACATTCTGTTCTTCAATATGATTTTTTCTTCTTGTTTCAGAGATGGAACTATGCGGGTATCCTCCATCCTGAGGCTGATTATGAAAAAACTTGAGCTAGCAAGTGACGATAAGGTGGGCCTTTTAGATGTCATTGTACTTCCATTTTTTATTGCTGCCACTCCACAAACCCTACTCAAGTCTGTGCCCTGCTATCAAGGTGCTTGCTTCCATGTACTACATTTACCGATAAATCTGGACTTTGCTACATTTCTAGATTTTGTTTTTCAGAAATTGTGAAGGGGCCACTGTCCCCATGGATTTCCATTAAAAGGAACCACCCTGCTGCATTTGTAGATTTGGATGGTGACATAGTAGGATTTAATTGCACCATTTTTCTGTTCAAAGCTCCCAAAGAATACGGCACTAAAACATTTTGCAGCTCAATGATCCATCCTATCATATCTCTTCCTGTTAGTGAGTGTGCGCGAGTCTGTGTGCCCACAAACCGAGAGTATGTGAACCTGCTCTTTTGTTTGACCCCTTGTGTATACACTTGTGCGAAATGCAGGTGGAGATCTTATGCCATGATGAGTCGGTGTGCCCCTCGACAACGCTGCACGGCCTACTCGAGCGGTGGCTGAGCTGCAAGCCGAAGGAAGAGGTCCTGAGGCCGGTGGGTGCTCCGGCGAATGAGTTTGTGATGGAGCTGCGCTATCGCCGGTGCCCAGGGTCCAGGCCCCTTTGCTGCACGATGAAGATAGCGTCCCTCCCCTGCCATTGCAGCACCTAGCTCCTCCGTCTCCGTCATCCGCTCATGCTCGTCGTTCAATGGTCCATCAGTCTGCCTACCTAGGATATATTATACATATAGTATTCTCACTCTATACCTGCATATCTTTCTCAATTTTGTTGGACCGTGTAAAGAGAGAAGGGGCGAAAGGAAGAGGTTAGCATACCCGTAGATTTGCTAGACAAAGAATCCGAAAAGTTTATGCAGGCTACATTTTTGGTTTACAGTTATGAATTCCTCAGTTgttcctctcccccctctttcttGTGGTAATTTTGCTTCTTACCCACTGTGCAAGGCTGCGCGGTAGCCCTGATTTGGTCAAAAGATCTCGTTCTAGGTGAGATTCCTTCGGTTTGTCCTGTGGTGGTCTAGTGGTTTTGGCTGGTAACGGTCTATGCCAGGGCGTGGCCTGCAAAGCTGCACATCGAGCGAGCTGAACAGCTGCCTCCACAGGTCATTCTGATGGGCCCGTCTATGTCTATGTCTAAGCCGTTGACACATTTTAAGTCTTGTTCAATTCAGACAAGTGAAACAGTGCAGTGAAAGTGCCACTTACACCTTTTTATTCAGAAAAGCGAACGTTGCACTTCTTTACTAAACTAAAGTTCTGAAATAAAAAAATATTGCAGTAAACTAAAGTTGATTTGTCTAAATCCATTGTAGCTTAAGAAAAACTCAATCTATTTTGAATCAACAACAAAACATGACGGTGGATGTTTGTTGTCTAGGGCACACGGAGAGGTTGCACGTGGAGGCCCTTGTCGGCAATAGCAACGTTTATCGTTGATGGGGCACGGGCGCCCTAACGGCTTCCAGTCGGCATCAAACATGCCGGCGGACGTCTCTGCTCATGCAAAGGGTGTTAGGGTAGTGGCgcttgggtcatggtggatgctgcgCAGGTGAGGAATGGTAGCGGCTAGATCACGCAACGACATGAGAGCGACCCCCTAACGACTAGGGCAGCGGTCTATGGTGGGAAGATGACCCATACATCAGCTATCATCATACCGTTGCGTCCTATCATGGAATACAAGCTGGCGTGACTACCTGAAGATCCGTTTTCAAGATGATAACTGGAACACTGCCTCATGTCGCGGCTAAAAATTCTTGTCCCCACCTTGAATATTTCAGTTTAGTAGCGGCAAACTTGCGTTGTTACCTCATTAAATGTTTTGTCTCCTTGTTGATGTGCTCCCTTCGATGGTTGGTCTCGAAAGTCAGGATGAATATTTTTGTCTTAGACCATTTTCATCTGAAAGGGGTGACGGAGGCGCAAGGCTTTTTTTATTCCTTCTTAAAGGCGTTGTCGTGCAAGAAGTTGAAATTGCATATATAAACCCTAAATGTATTTTGGTATTGATTACAGCATGATTAGTGGGATTAATGTTGGTTATCAAGTTTATCTTAAGACATTGGTCTCTCGGTAACAATATGGAGATGGTTGACCCCCATTTCAAATAGGAAAATGGTGTTAGTTTTCCTTATGCTCaaaggttttattttattttatttgtgatggaaatatgccctagaggcaataataaagttattattattatatttccttactcatgataaagatttattattcatgctagaattgtattgatcggaaacttaaatacatgtgtggatacataaacgaagtaccatgtccctagtaagcctctactagactaactcgttgatcaaagatggttaaggtttcctaaccatagacatgtgttgtcacttgataacggtatcacatcattaggaaaattatgtgatggacaagacccatccgttagcttagcatatgatcattcagtttattgctattgctttcttaatgtcaaatacatattccttcgactatgagatcatgcaactcccggatactagaggaataccttgtgtgctatcaaacgtcacaacgtaactgtgtgattataaagatgctctacaggtatctccgaaggtgtttgttgagttggcatggatcgagattaggatttgtcactccgtgtatcggagaggtatctctgggccctctcggtagtacacatcacaagaagcttgcaagcaaagtgagtaaggagttagttacgagatgatgtattacagaacgagtaaagagacttgtcggtaacaagattgaactaggtatgaagataccgacgatcgaatctcgggcaagtaacataagatagacaaagggaattacgtatgttgtcataaggttcgactgataaagatcttcgtagaatatgtaggaaccaatatggtcatccaggtttcactattggttattgaccgaagaagtgactcggacatgtctacatagttctcgaagccatagggtctgcacgcttaacattcgttgacaatatagtgttatatgatttggtgaccaaatgttgttcagagtcccagatgagatcacgtacatgatgaggagctccggaggtaaatattgataggacgatgctatttggacaccggaaaggtttcgggttgtACCGGGTAACCATcggatcaccagaaggggttccggtaggccccgggaggtctatgggcctaatgggccaaggggaggccgattgtggcttgaactacgtcggtatttccccaaagaggaagggatgatgcagcacatctacggtaggtatttccctcagtgatgagaccaaggttatcgaactagtaggagaaccacgcaacactacgaaAACGGTACCTGcatacaaagaacaaatacttgcaacccgacgtaaaagaggggcCGTCAATCACAACaaggtaaaaagatagataaaattgtagtagattggataaatagatctcgcaggaacgcgagataaaataaataacaataaattacaacaaggtatttttgggattttggattaatagatctaaaaataaaagcgaataaaaatagatctcgaaggcaaatatgatcaagaagagaccccggggccgtagatttcactagtggcttctctcgagaaaaatagcatacagtgggtaaacaaattactgttgggcaattgatagaacttcaaataattatgacaatggCCAGGCAATGatctttatataggcatcacgtccaagattagtagaccgactcctgcttgcatctactatcattactccacatatcgaccgctatccagcatgcatctagtgtattaagttcatgggaaaatggagtaatgcaataagaacgatgacatgatgtagacaagatctattcatgtaggagtagaccccatcttgttattcttaatagcaacgatacatacgtgtcatttccccttctgtcactgagattgagcaccataagatcgaacccatcacaaagcacctcttcccatggcaagaaaaatcgatcaagtcggcctaactaaaccaaagattcgaagaagaaatatgaggctataagcaatcatgcatataagatatcaaaactcaaataactttcatggataaaataaatctgatcataaactcaaagttcatcgaatcccaacaaacacacgcaaaaagagttacatcaaatagatcttcaagagaccattatattgagaatcaaaagagagagagagaggaagccatctagctactaactacggacccgtaggtctacaatgaactactcacgcatcatcagagaggcaccaatgaggatgatgaaccccttcgtgatggtgtctagattggatctgtggtttctggaacttgcggtggctggaattgtgtttcgtcaactcccctaagGTTTTTGGaatatagagcaaagaggcggtgcgcgaggcggccgaggtgggcacaacccaccagggcgcgtttgggcccccaggcgcgcccaggtgggttgtgctcccctcggagcccccctctagtacttccttggcccaacttgtgtcttctggtccaaaaaaactccataaagtttcgctgcatttggactctgtttggtattgattttctgcgaagtaaaaaacaagcaaaaacaacaactggctccaggcactatgtcaataggttagtccccaaaaatgatataaggttgctataaaatgactgtaaaacatccaagaatgataatataacagcatggaacattgaaaaattatagatacgttggagacgt encodes the following:
- the LOC123104976 gene encoding E3 ubiquitin protein ligase DRIP2; translation: MGHAPGVARVRRALLAPCVTCPLCDGYFREASAFTECGHTFCRECIMKKIDEEEIEACPVCDVALGITPEEKLRADISIQAIRNYLFPPKADVDAFEAPTITLPAKRKERSISSLVETPKMSTQSTLTGRRTKAARRTITSQTFSLGKLPNKSEDRYQMAEKASALKSTKMTTSANKKQNSVDISEDGKNHGTIDKEELEKPLRSLVVASAKKSQNPSPCLKESHKNKTTTEHTPRESPEADSHDGITTQVWFSLVTSPNQIEAKLLPQLEKNFYRIKDGTMRVSSILRLIMKKLELASDDKVEILCHDESVCPSTTLHGLLERWLSCKPKEEVLRPVGAPANEFVMELRYRRCPGSRPLCCTMKIASLPCHCST